A window from Rhodothermus bifroesti encodes these proteins:
- a CDS encoding glycosyltransferase family 2 protein, with protein sequence MALISVLTPSLNYGRFLEDAILSVRFQEGVDVEHVVQDGGSTDGTQELLKRYSWVQWDSSPDKGQSDALNKALRRARGDWIAWLNADEFFLPGALSHLLSQAIASGADVVYGDCLFVDEKGQFLRLRTAHTFSQFVLWHYGPFIPSCAVLIRRELLGIDPWHVDVDRVMDWQLYLDLALKKAKFVWTPCPIGVFRVHAAQITAQDWRRFARSYRLLTERYRARPSRLHFEYGRLWHRILKLKDGCYLSEFRALNFRGRSFRWFKGEQQASNFLEFLRACYGSEKEA encoded by the coding sequence ATGGCGTTAATTAGTGTGCTCACACCGAGCCTGAACTATGGTCGATTCCTGGAAGATGCTATTTTGAGTGTCCGGTTCCAGGAGGGAGTGGACGTCGAGCATGTTGTTCAGGACGGGGGCTCGACGGATGGCACCCAAGAATTGCTGAAGAGGTATTCATGGGTGCAGTGGGATAGCAGTCCTGATAAAGGACAGTCAGACGCGCTCAACAAAGCCTTGCGACGTGCGCGGGGCGATTGGATCGCGTGGTTAAATGCGGACGAGTTTTTTCTCCCTGGCGCGCTTTCTCATTTACTGAGCCAAGCTATAGCTTCAGGCGCAGACGTGGTTTACGGAGATTGCCTCTTTGTCGATGAAAAGGGACAGTTCTTGAGGTTGCGTACTGCACATACCTTTAGTCAATTCGTGCTGTGGCATTACGGGCCGTTTATTCCCTCCTGCGCTGTTTTAATAAGGAGAGAGTTGCTTGGGATAGATCCATGGCACGTTGATGTTGACCGCGTCATGGATTGGCAGCTTTACTTGGACCTTGCCCTGAAAAAAGCCAAGTTTGTGTGGACACCATGTCCAATAGGCGTTTTCAGGGTACACGCTGCGCAGATTACTGCTCAAGACTGGAGGCGTTTTGCTCGTTCTTACCGCCTTTTGACAGAGCGTTACAGAGCGAGGCCAAGTCGGTTGCACTTTGAGTATGGGCGGCTTTGGCACCGCATCTTGAAGTTGAAGGATGGATGCTATCTGAGTGAGTTCCGCGCGCTGAACTTTCGTGGTCGAAGCTTCCGTTGGTTTAAGGGAGAACAACAGGCAAGCAATTTCTTGGAGTTTCTCAGAGCGTGCTACGGGTCCGAAAAAGAGGCTTAA
- a CDS encoding glycosyltransferase family 4 protein produces the protein MLTDFPSTLLRSAEGEELWRKHFLPTPVLNLLESLSRISELEVSVLSFSRSGTAAGTLWGRIHVEMLQVPRGSGLSTLYLLRRPSVLRAVERLRPDIVHGQGIEAGYAWLATLQPCPHLLTFHGVYGVTAYLKPRGIWQHLGHVLQRVTLRRARHIVAISHYLEDWFRQSTRASVYFIPNAVNNRFYQVKSTGKAEFDLLYVGRITESKGLLEAIKVVARLEKKGGRGLKMAVVGRASDMGGEDYLKRCRQQAEALERSKVFFLGAVPNDKLPEILSVSKLLVLPSQGENFSMVAAEASAAGVPVVAYRVGGLPTVVEHGETGLLVPPGDIQSLSSAVEELIGDERLRLRFARATRERAMSWHQDTVARRTAELYGKIIAKETSWR, from the coding sequence ATGCTAACTGACTTTCCCTCCACACTGTTGCGGAGTGCCGAGGGCGAGGAATTATGGAGGAAGCACTTCTTACCTACCCCTGTGTTGAACCTGCTAGAAAGCCTTTCTCGCATTTCTGAGTTGGAGGTTTCAGTGCTATCCTTCAGCCGTAGTGGAACTGCAGCTGGGACGCTGTGGGGACGTATCCATGTGGAGATGCTTCAGGTTCCAAGGGGAAGTGGGCTCAGTACGCTTTACCTTCTTCGTAGGCCGTCAGTTCTAAGGGCGGTGGAACGCCTTCGCCCGGATATCGTGCATGGCCAGGGGATCGAAGCTGGATATGCTTGGTTAGCTACGCTTCAACCATGTCCGCACCTTCTGACTTTCCATGGCGTCTACGGTGTAACAGCATATCTGAAACCTCGAGGCATATGGCAGCATCTTGGGCACGTACTCCAGCGCGTGACGCTGCGAAGGGCACGGCACATAGTTGCGATTTCTCATTACTTGGAGGACTGGTTTCGTCAAAGCACGCGGGCAAGTGTCTACTTTATTCCGAATGCGGTTAACAATCGTTTTTATCAGGTAAAGTCTACCGGAAAGGCTGAGTTTGACCTACTTTACGTGGGGCGTATCACGGAGTCTAAGGGACTTCTGGAGGCAATTAAGGTAGTAGCCAGGTTGGAAAAGAAAGGGGGAAGGGGATTGAAGATGGCTGTGGTGGGAAGAGCGAGTGATATGGGAGGCGAAGATTACCTGAAGCGGTGTCGCCAGCAGGCAGAGGCACTGGAGCGCTCAAAGGTGTTTTTTTTAGGAGCCGTACCTAATGATAAATTACCCGAGATACTTTCTGTATCAAAACTGCTGGTTCTTCCAAGTCAAGGAGAAAACTTTAGCATGGTGGCTGCCGAGGCGAGTGCGGCGGGGGTGCCAGTGGTTGCTTATCGCGTGGGCGGTTTGCCTACCGTAGTGGAACACGGTGAAACTGGTCTTCTGGTGCCTCCAGGCGATATTCAGTCCTTGAGCAGTGCTGTAGAAGAACTGATCGGGGATGAGAGGCTGCGCCTGCGTTTCGCTAGAGCTACCAGGGAACGAGCGATGAGTTGGCACCAGGATACGGTGGCGCGACGCACTGCCGAGCTTTATGGTAAGATTATTGCTAAGGAGACGTCATGGCGTTAA
- a CDS encoding oligosaccharide flippase family protein, translated as MGAEESSVRARWLGQIPAYILSHGVAFLTGLVSIAILPRILGPEQYGAYALIMATANMAASLFGEWLVPSGIRLSSEVPHGFIWNTLGWMAVFSSILGGVAVGALLSGQQLSPHVGLWASLFAVAMILSKASMAYIRTTLDRRLIAGYTFVSSLGSLLLSLSLFLVGRHLTWLIVGLSIAPWSLFLIYSFKFRWFLTQPRLDLVQSVLRFGLPIAITSIGGQILQVADRYMLALFKTHADVGIYNATYNLSDKFLGLCFSVLFSSMYPVASHAWARGNRADAESLLVNLFRFMTIVAGAFAWFQAASGVSFIRLLAGEAFRPPSLVPVLVALGSWIWFTGILQHQPLEWDKRTLWVTAMTLFTAILNLALNWILIPSLGVIGAAIATLVSYSAYLLVCTFVTKHYGYYARVWEVWVILGTSLGAFLLWYRFQGNAGLLQGTLAALVYVGLGLGSRLLLKIKKGAQ; from the coding sequence ATGGGTGCAGAAGAATCCTCTGTACGAGCCCGTTGGCTTGGTCAAATTCCTGCATACATCCTATCCCATGGTGTCGCCTTTCTTACGGGGTTGGTGAGTATAGCTATTTTGCCTCGCATTCTAGGGCCTGAGCAATACGGAGCCTACGCCCTGATTATGGCCACGGCTAATATGGCAGCTTCCCTGTTTGGGGAGTGGCTGGTTCCTTCTGGCATTCGCCTATCTTCCGAAGTCCCACACGGGTTCATTTGGAATACCCTGGGTTGGATGGCCGTTTTCTCAAGTATCCTTGGGGGCGTAGCGGTGGGTGCCTTGCTCAGCGGCCAGCAGCTGTCCCCGCACGTGGGTCTCTGGGCCTCCTTGTTTGCAGTGGCTATGATCTTATCCAAAGCGAGCATGGCATACATTCGCACGACTCTTGACCGACGGCTCATCGCGGGATACACCTTCGTTAGTAGCTTGGGTTCGCTCCTTTTAAGTCTTTCTCTTTTCTTAGTCGGTAGGCATTTGACCTGGCTGATTGTTGGCTTAAGCATCGCTCCATGGTCCTTATTCCTCATTTACAGCTTTAAATTCAGGTGGTTTCTAACGCAGCCCAGACTAGACCTTGTGCAGAGTGTTTTGCGTTTTGGACTACCTATTGCGATCACTTCCATTGGAGGTCAGATTCTCCAAGTCGCAGACCGTTACATGCTCGCGCTTTTTAAGACCCATGCAGATGTGGGAATTTACAACGCTACCTACAATCTTTCCGATAAGTTCTTGGGACTCTGCTTTTCTGTACTGTTCTCAAGTATGTATCCTGTTGCATCACATGCATGGGCGCGGGGGAATCGAGCAGATGCTGAAAGCTTACTCGTAAACCTTTTCAGATTCATGACGATAGTCGCAGGAGCTTTTGCCTGGTTTCAGGCGGCGTCAGGTGTTTCTTTCATTAGGCTGTTGGCTGGCGAAGCGTTTCGCCCGCCTTCATTGGTGCCGGTCCTCGTGGCCCTGGGAAGTTGGATTTGGTTCACGGGTATTCTCCAACATCAGCCCCTTGAGTGGGATAAACGCACTCTTTGGGTGACAGCAATGACCCTTTTTACTGCCATTTTGAACTTGGCTTTGAACTGGATTCTAATACCTTCATTGGGGGTGATTGGAGCTGCAATAGCAACTTTAGTCTCGTATTCAGCTTATTTGTTAGTATGTACATTTGTTACAAAGCATTATGGATATTACGCACGTGTGTGGGAGGTTTGGGTTATTTTAGGAACCAGTCTTGGTGCGTTCCTCCTATGGTATCGATTTCAAGGGAACGCGGGCCTTTTGCAGGGCACGCTGGCTGCTTTGGTTTATGTTGGTTTAGGTCTTGGCTCCAGGTTACTTCTTAAAATCAAGAAGGGAGCTCAATAA
- a CDS encoding WecB/TagA/CpsF family glycosyltransferase, whose protein sequence is MPQVQHRYILGMRVDATSYAWATKQIIDWAEARESRYVCAANVHMVMEAYDSPDFRAIVNAADLVTPDGMPLVWTLRRMGIPKQERVYGPTLTLWVAQEAARCGIPVGFYGGHPEATQGISENLSRRFSGLQVSYCYSPPFRPLTPEEDKKVVEAINASGTRILFVGLGCPKQEYWMAAHKGQIQAVMVGVGAAFDFHAGRIRQAPFWLQQMGLEWFFRLLMEPRRLWRRYVRHNPRFVVLVGRQLLKQKGHAL, encoded by the coding sequence ATGCCACAGGTCCAGCACCGCTACATCTTAGGCATGCGTGTGGATGCCACTAGCTATGCGTGGGCTACAAAGCAAATTATAGACTGGGCAGAGGCAAGGGAAAGTCGGTATGTATGCGCGGCGAATGTGCATATGGTAATGGAAGCGTACGACAGTCCCGACTTTCGGGCTATTGTGAATGCCGCGGATTTGGTAACACCCGACGGCATGCCACTGGTCTGGACGCTTCGCCGCATGGGGATCCCTAAGCAGGAGCGTGTCTATGGTCCCACACTAACGCTCTGGGTAGCGCAAGAAGCTGCGCGTTGTGGTATTCCCGTAGGGTTCTATGGCGGGCATCCAGAGGCGACACAGGGGATTTCGGAAAATCTTTCCCGTCGATTTTCTGGCTTGCAGGTATCTTATTGCTACAGTCCACCCTTTCGACCACTCACTCCCGAAGAAGATAAGAAGGTGGTTGAGGCTATTAATGCTTCGGGTACACGGATTCTATTCGTCGGCTTGGGATGCCCAAAACAGGAATATTGGATGGCAGCGCATAAAGGACAGATTCAGGCTGTTATGGTGGGGGTTGGTGCTGCTTTTGATTTTCATGCGGGGAGGATACGCCAAGCGCCTTTTTGGCTGCAACAGATGGGTCTAGAATGGTTCTTCCGCCTGCTAATGGAGCCGCGCCGGCTCTGGCGGCGATATGTTCGGCATAATCCTCGCTTCGTAGTACTCGTCGGACGACAATTATTAAAGCAAAAAGGGCACGCTCTATGA
- a CDS encoding capsule assembly Wzi family protein, giving the protein MGLINRLGIGILLIGVGCLPAKGQAISWEMAAATGLITSGGGALPLWLHANSWGSVDPAGTNGYLQLESSFQDSLRSSWSWEVGAQLVGRISPHRTLFFPVLYARFTGPFVRLQVGRYAYEIGETAGSLSMGSLGTGSNATPMPKVAVETPGFLAVPGTRGLLQIRAYLAHGWFDDPRHTRRPYLHEKFLYGRLDAGIWQLYGGLVHSAQWGGISPIYGRQPQGIDDWWRIFWGMSGAPDAPPADQIYYQGNHLGIWDVGAKGRLGAFALHVYRHFIFEDKDGLKLKNPGDGLLGVVLTMPWLPLHQLVYEYLYTKRQSGPIPPGPGRGGPGGQDNYYNHWLYRSGWTYYGRTLSNPLFFPHPNGQILNMNRIANNRIVAHHVALEGQFAKVVGYVCKVTYSRNYGTYRDRDAARAAGQTYFYEKGPRQWSWYAALWWTLRPQLTLQLAVAHDQGQVYPRSTGAQLALRRQLH; this is encoded by the coding sequence ATGGGGCTTATTAATCGGCTAGGCATAGGAATCCTGCTGATCGGTGTTGGCTGCCTGCCGGCAAAAGGACAAGCGATTTCTTGGGAGATGGCAGCAGCGACAGGGCTGATTACGTCTGGCGGGGGTGCACTGCCGCTTTGGTTGCATGCCAACTCATGGGGTAGCGTAGACCCCGCAGGCACCAACGGCTATCTCCAACTCGAGAGCAGCTTTCAGGATAGCCTGCGCAGCAGCTGGTCCTGGGAAGTCGGTGCTCAACTTGTGGGGCGGATTTCACCACATCGGACGCTCTTTTTTCCCGTGTTGTATGCCAGATTTACCGGACCTTTCGTGCGCCTTCAGGTAGGGCGTTATGCCTACGAGATTGGGGAAACGGCTGGAAGCTTGTCAATGGGTTCGCTCGGCACCGGAAGCAATGCTACCCCAATGCCTAAAGTGGCCGTAGAGACACCAGGTTTTCTTGCCGTCCCCGGGACACGCGGCCTGTTGCAGATCCGCGCCTATCTAGCGCATGGCTGGTTCGACGACCCCCGCCATACCCGTCGACCTTACCTACATGAGAAGTTTCTTTATGGGCGACTAGACGCAGGCATTTGGCAGCTTTACGGAGGTCTTGTGCACAGTGCCCAGTGGGGCGGTATTTCACCAATTTACGGACGCCAACCCCAAGGAATCGACGACTGGTGGCGCATCTTCTGGGGTATGAGTGGGGCACCCGATGCCCCGCCCGCCGACCAGATTTACTACCAGGGTAATCACCTGGGCATTTGGGATGTAGGAGCAAAAGGACGCCTCGGCGCCTTTGCACTACACGTCTACCGGCACTTTATCTTTGAGGACAAAGATGGGCTGAAGCTCAAAAATCCAGGCGATGGGCTATTGGGGGTAGTGCTGACCATGCCTTGGCTGCCCCTCCATCAGCTGGTATACGAGTATCTCTATACTAAGCGCCAAAGCGGTCCGATACCCCCAGGTCCAGGGCGTGGAGGTCCAGGAGGGCAAGACAATTATTATAATCATTGGCTATACCGGTCGGGATGGACCTATTACGGTCGTACCCTTAGTAATCCGCTCTTTTTCCCTCACCCCAACGGGCAAATCCTCAACATGAATCGCATTGCAAACAACCGAATTGTGGCTCATCACGTAGCTCTGGAAGGGCAGTTTGCGAAGGTTGTAGGGTATGTTTGCAAGGTAACCTACTCGCGCAACTACGGTACCTATCGGGATCGGGATGCGGCGCGAGCAGCAGGTCAGACCTACTTCTACGAGAAAGGGCCTCGGCAGTGGAGCTGGTATGCTGCGCTATGGTGGACCCTAAGGCCCCAGCTAACCCTGCAGCTAGCCGTAGCACACGACCAAGGCCAGGTCTATCCAAGAAGTACAGGCGCGCAATTGGCCCTGCGTCGACAGCTGCATTGA
- a CDS encoding glycosyltransferase family 4 protein, whose translation MGVQEVCGIRRILVLHNRYQQPGGEDAVFEAEKALLESKGHEVIPCALHNRALESMPRRRQAAVTVWNGEAYQNFRALIREKRPQVVHIHNTFPLASPAVIHAAKAEKLPVVMTLHNYRLLCVNALFFRQGRVCEDCLGHLPWRGVVHGCYRDSRAASAVVAGMLTFHRLLGTWDMVDRYIVLTEFSRQKFIRAGFPPEKLVVKPNFVHPDPGVGAGKGGYALFVGRLSPEKGVGTLLKAWESLGGRVPLKIVGDGPLAQEVSLTTQRIQGVEWLGRKDLEEVYALMGDAAFLVFPSEWYEGFPRVIAEAFAKGLPILVTAVGSQGSIIDDGRTGLLFCPGDPEDLAAKVEWLLAHPRDLARMRQEARAEYEAKYTAERNYQMLMEIYQQAIDNHRKGR comes from the coding sequence GTGGGAGTCCAGGAGGTCTGCGGCATAAGGCGAATACTCGTCCTCCACAACCGCTACCAGCAGCCTGGCGGTGAGGACGCGGTCTTTGAGGCCGAGAAAGCTCTGCTGGAAAGTAAAGGACACGAAGTCATTCCCTGCGCACTCCATAACCGAGCCTTAGAAAGCATGCCCCGTAGGCGTCAGGCAGCGGTGACGGTTTGGAATGGAGAGGCCTACCAAAACTTCCGGGCGCTCATCCGAGAAAAGCGTCCCCAAGTAGTACATATCCATAATACTTTCCCCTTGGCTTCCCCTGCGGTCATTCATGCTGCCAAAGCCGAAAAGCTCCCCGTAGTCATGACCCTTCACAACTACCGCCTTCTCTGTGTAAACGCTCTCTTCTTTCGCCAGGGGCGGGTGTGTGAGGACTGCCTTGGGCACCTACCCTGGCGGGGGGTGGTGCACGGGTGCTATCGGGATAGCCGCGCAGCCAGTGCGGTGGTGGCGGGCATGTTGACTTTCCACCGATTGCTGGGCACCTGGGACATGGTGGATCGCTACATCGTCCTTACAGAGTTCTCGCGACAGAAGTTCATTCGGGCTGGATTCCCACCGGAGAAGCTGGTAGTGAAGCCTAACTTTGTTCACCCAGACCCTGGAGTAGGTGCCGGGAAGGGCGGGTATGCCCTCTTCGTGGGGCGGCTTTCGCCGGAGAAGGGGGTGGGAACCCTCCTAAAGGCCTGGGAAAGCTTGGGAGGAAGGGTGCCCCTTAAAATCGTGGGCGATGGCCCCTTAGCCCAGGAGGTGAGCCTGACAACCCAAAGGATACAGGGGGTGGAATGGCTGGGGCGCAAAGACCTGGAGGAAGTCTACGCCCTGATGGGGGATGCGGCCTTTTTGGTTTTCCCCTCGGAGTGGTACGAGGGGTTCCCTAGGGTGATAGCCGAGGCCTTCGCGAAAGGGTTGCCGATCTTGGTGACAGCCGTTGGCTCCCAGGGTAGCATCATTGACGATGGCCGTACCGGCCTCCTCTTCTGCCCTGGCGATCCCGAGGACCTGGCCGCCAAGGTGGAATGGCTTCTGGCCCATCCTAGGGACCTTGCCCGCATGCGGCAGGAGGCCCGGGCGGAGTACGAGGCCAAGTATACGGCGGAGCGGAACTATCAGATGCTCATGGAGATCTACCAGCAGGCGATTGATAACCATCGCAAGGGCAGATAG
- the fcl gene encoding GDP-L-fucose synthase, which translates to MTKDSKIFIAGHRGLVGSAIVRKLQAAGYTHLITRTRNELDLRNQAAVERFFAETQPTYVFLAAARVGGILANSTYPADFIRDNLQIQTNVIDAAYRFGVKKLLFLGSSCIYPKHAPQPMKEEYLLTGALEPTNEWYAVAKIAGLKLCQAYRRQYGFNAICLMPTNLYGPGDNFDLETSHVLPALIRKFHEAKTQGAKQVVVWGTGTPRREFLHVDDLADACLFLMQHYNDEDIINVGTGKDISIRELAELIAEITGFSGEIVFDTSKPDGTPRKLLDVSRLWAMGWRPKIGLREGIEETYHWYVTHYAEKAMHV; encoded by the coding sequence ATGACTAAGGACAGCAAAATCTTCATCGCTGGCCATCGGGGGCTGGTGGGATCGGCTATTGTGCGCAAGCTCCAGGCAGCAGGCTACACGCATCTCATTACGCGCACGCGCAATGAACTGGACTTGCGCAACCAAGCAGCCGTAGAGCGCTTCTTTGCCGAAACGCAGCCAACGTACGTCTTTTTGGCCGCAGCCCGGGTCGGCGGCATCTTGGCCAACAGTACCTATCCAGCCGACTTCATTCGCGATAATCTGCAAATCCAAACCAACGTGATCGATGCCGCCTATCGCTTCGGCGTAAAGAAGCTGCTTTTTCTGGGCTCCTCTTGCATCTATCCCAAACATGCTCCACAACCGATGAAAGAAGAATATCTCCTCACAGGAGCCCTCGAACCTACCAACGAATGGTACGCAGTAGCCAAAATCGCGGGCTTGAAGCTCTGCCAGGCCTACCGACGCCAGTATGGCTTTAATGCCATTTGCCTTATGCCTACTAACCTGTACGGACCAGGAGATAACTTCGACCTGGAAACCTCACATGTGCTGCCTGCCCTTATTCGCAAGTTTCATGAAGCTAAAACGCAAGGAGCAAAACAGGTCGTGGTCTGGGGTACCGGTACGCCCCGCCGAGAATTCCTGCATGTAGACGACCTGGCCGACGCCTGCCTCTTTCTGATGCAGCATTACAACGACGAAGACATCATCAACGTGGGCACGGGCAAGGATATCAGCATCCGAGAACTGGCCGAGCTTATTGCAGAAATCACCGGGTTCTCGGGGGAAATCGTCTTTGACACCTCAAAGCCGGATGGAACCCCACGTAAATTGCTGGACGTATCGCGCCTTTGGGCCATGGGCTGGCGACCAAAAATCGGCCTGCGCGAAGGCATCGAAGAAACTTACCACTGGTATGTGACGCATTACGCCGAAAAGGCAATGCACGTCTAA
- the gmd gene encoding GDP-mannose 4,6-dehydratase yields MKKALITGITGQDGSYLTEFLLEQGYEVHGIIRRTSTFNTDRIDHLYRDPHDPEARLFLHYGDLADGTGLRHILERVQPDEIYNLGAQSHVKVSFEQPEYTADIVATGTLRLLEAVRDFVRSSGKAVRFYQAGSSEMFGAAPPPQNEKTPFYPRSPYAAAKVAAYWYAVNYREAYGLFICNGILFNHESPRRGETFVTRKITRAAGRIKVGLQDRLFLGNLEARRDWGFAGDYVEAMWLMLQQDEPDDYVVATGESHSVREFLELAFDMLDLDWKKHVTIDPRYFRPTEVDYLLGDATKAREKLGWRPKVGFRELVRMMVEHDLELARQERTLKDAGHVIALRGMLND; encoded by the coding sequence ATGAAAAAGGCACTAATTACGGGAATTACCGGCCAAGATGGATCTTATCTCACAGAGTTTCTGCTGGAGCAAGGCTATGAAGTACATGGTATTATCCGCCGCACTTCAACCTTTAATACCGATCGCATCGACCACCTCTATCGCGATCCTCATGATCCAGAGGCGCGACTTTTCCTTCATTACGGCGACCTTGCAGATGGTACTGGGCTGCGTCATATTCTAGAACGCGTTCAACCGGATGAGATTTATAACCTAGGAGCCCAATCCCACGTGAAAGTTTCTTTTGAACAACCTGAGTATACGGCTGATATTGTAGCGACAGGAACTTTACGCCTCCTAGAAGCCGTCAGAGACTTTGTGCGCAGCAGCGGAAAAGCGGTGCGTTTTTATCAAGCTGGCTCATCAGAAATGTTTGGGGCTGCTCCTCCTCCACAAAATGAAAAAACGCCTTTTTATCCTCGCAGTCCTTATGCTGCAGCTAAGGTGGCAGCTTACTGGTACGCGGTAAACTATCGAGAAGCCTATGGTTTGTTTATCTGCAACGGTATCCTGTTTAACCACGAGTCGCCACGGCGAGGTGAGACGTTCGTCACGCGTAAAATCACGCGAGCAGCTGGGCGTATCAAAGTAGGTCTACAAGATCGGCTCTTTTTAGGTAATCTAGAGGCGCGACGCGATTGGGGCTTTGCCGGTGACTATGTGGAAGCTATGTGGTTGATGCTCCAGCAGGATGAGCCCGATGACTATGTCGTTGCCACAGGTGAGTCGCATTCGGTACGAGAGTTTCTGGAATTAGCATTCGATATGCTTGATCTGGACTGGAAAAAACACGTGACGATTGACCCTCGTTACTTTCGCCCAACTGAGGTGGACTATTTGCTAGGAGATGCCACAAAAGCCCGAGAAAAATTAGGCTGGCGTCCAAAGGTTGGCTTTAGGGAACTGGTGCGGATGATGGTTGAGCATGACTTGGAATTGGCGCGCCAAGAACGCACTTTAAAAGATGCTGGCCATGTAATTGCTTTGCGAGGTATGCTCAATGACTAA
- the wbaP gene encoding undecaprenyl-phosphate galactose phosphotransferase WbaP: MPFWLEAVREEDRSLGENESLLQAGIVWDAREQQKSGRLFLHVGRKRAWDYHRRRLENAAVIALAEGLVLSAALLLAHALELWLNKSALFPRWAWGMPVLWWFVALALRLLPGWGLGAAEELRRLVMSLAMLFMSIMVFLFLARRSTSSARFLLSVGGVLAIVLVPMARYLARSVLIRFKRWGVATVIYGGNGMVERVIYALQKEPQLGYVPVGIFHLDQGLWGSKIKNIPVLGGVDANTAEAPIAVVALPGLPVSRLSMLLDGPLAIYKQVVLIPELVGVPSLWVRASNIGGTLALELTSNLLDPLAQGLKRLMDVVLLLSTLPIWLPLIGIIALLVWLEDRKAPFFTQERIGLEGRKFRVIKFRTMVPNAEAVLQHYLNNNPQARAEWMATFKLKNDPRITRIGRWLRRLSLDELPQLFNVLKGDMSLVGPRPLPAYHHHELPPQVQRLRLRVRPGVTGLWQVSGRSDTGNEGMARWDSFYVRNWSIWLDLVILMRTIPAVLRGHGAY, encoded by the coding sequence ATGCCTTTCTGGTTAGAAGCCGTCAGAGAAGAGGATCGCAGTTTGGGAGAAAACGAATCGTTGCTGCAAGCAGGGATCGTCTGGGATGCGCGTGAACAGCAAAAAAGCGGAAGGCTTTTCCTCCATGTAGGACGTAAGCGCGCTTGGGATTATCACCGTCGTCGTTTAGAAAATGCAGCCGTTATTGCTTTAGCGGAAGGGTTGGTCCTATCTGCGGCCCTGTTGCTGGCCCATGCGCTTGAGCTCTGGCTCAACAAAAGTGCGCTCTTTCCGCGATGGGCTTGGGGGATGCCCGTGCTTTGGTGGTTTGTGGCCTTGGCGCTACGCTTGTTGCCTGGATGGGGATTAGGGGCAGCCGAAGAGCTGCGGCGCCTGGTGATGAGTTTGGCTATGCTGTTTATGAGCATCATGGTTTTTCTGTTTTTGGCGCGAAGGTCGACGAGCAGTGCCCGCTTTTTGCTCAGCGTAGGTGGGGTGTTAGCTATCGTGCTGGTACCTATGGCCCGCTACCTTGCTCGAAGCGTGCTGATCCGCTTTAAAAGGTGGGGAGTAGCTACTGTGATCTATGGGGGCAACGGAATGGTTGAGCGGGTAATTTATGCCTTGCAGAAGGAGCCCCAGCTAGGCTATGTCCCGGTAGGTATTTTTCACCTTGACCAAGGGCTATGGGGGAGCAAAATCAAAAACATCCCTGTATTGGGTGGCGTGGATGCCAATACCGCTGAGGCCCCTATAGCTGTTGTGGCCTTACCGGGACTACCGGTTAGCCGCCTGAGCATGCTGCTAGACGGTCCGCTAGCTATCTATAAGCAAGTGGTGCTCATCCCTGAGCTGGTAGGGGTCCCTTCGCTCTGGGTGCGCGCATCGAACATTGGGGGAACGCTGGCGCTGGAGCTTACCTCGAACCTGCTGGATCCCTTAGCTCAAGGACTTAAACGCCTGATGGACGTGGTGCTGCTCCTATCTACGCTACCGATCTGGCTTCCCCTTATAGGGATCATTGCCCTGCTGGTGTGGCTAGAAGACCGTAAGGCGCCATTCTTTACGCAAGAACGCATTGGGTTAGAAGGGCGGAAGTTTCGCGTGATCAAGTTTCGCACCATGGTGCCCAATGCCGAAGCCGTGCTCCAACACTATTTAAACAACAATCCCCAAGCTCGGGCGGAATGGATGGCAACTTTTAAGCTCAAAAATGATCCCCGCATTACCCGTATCGGACGCTGGCTCCGCAGGCTATCGCTTGACGAGCTGCCACAACTCTTTAATGTGCTTAAGGGAGACATGTCACTGGTAGGGCCGCGGCCGCTTCCGGCTTATCACCACCACGAACTCCCGCCCCAGGTGCAGCGCTTGCGCCTGCGCGTGCGCCCCGGTGTAACAGGGCTCTGGCAGGTTAGTGGTCGTAGCGATACCGGAAACGAAGGCATGGCACGCTGGGATAGCTTCTACGTACGTAACTGGTCGATCTGGCTGGATCTGGTTATCTTAATGCGAACTATCCCCGCAGTTTTAAGAGGACATGGGGCTTATTAA